The following are from one region of the Bacillus sp. (in: firmicutes) genome:
- a CDS encoding AAA family ATPase produces MTQYSYSRVSLFEDCPYHFKLRYIDKLTELPKYDADNPLIIGSALHRGIETNVETALEEYYNAFPVLTDEIINEAIKLEVLIPKVKDYLDKNFQDFELIHEYEINTENYKGFVDLILKAPDGTCMVMDFKYSNHIKNYMDSGQLHIYKHYLEDDEFDVQRLAYLFVPKTSLKQKDNEDLFHYRKRIVQAVEESQLTLVPIEYDNMNVIYFQNSISNIESATEWPKNTSGNCFSCNPKFAPNYLELITNEKGEVLMALPKNERRERKIDTKPDFWIYADSYVGKSTFVDNVDNVLFLNTDGNTDNTTAPVIAIKDEVTKTGRVTNRKLAWDVFLETISDLETEENDFEAVALDLVEDLYEHCRIYVFDKNGWEHESDGSYGKGWSKVTTEFNNAMKRLKALGYQIIYISKEKVEEITLKGGAKRTTFKPNINDKVANFLTGTVDLTLRAFVNSDDERFLQLAKKQNVFGGGRFDFQVDVIPLEMDAFIEELTAAQEGKATKKKAAPAKEKQSDDKPKRERKRKDSEQESTEVFEEDSYFYHPESDSYVMYKKGDETPTGIDFAHCEPVTKEEYDEGIFEQEANATDEPPKRERRSRKSDNEDEKEDESEVPKRERKRRQREAVDDTPPGEESSAKEQTEEEPPAKRTRRRRS; encoded by the coding sequence ATGACTCAATACTCATACAGCCGTGTATCACTATTTGAAGATTGTCCCTATCACTTTAAGTTGCGTTACATTGATAAATTAACTGAATTACCGAAATATGATGCGGATAATCCATTAATCATTGGTTCAGCACTTCACAGGGGTATTGAAACTAATGTGGAAACAGCTTTGGAAGAATACTACAACGCATTTCCAGTGTTAACGGATGAAATTATCAATGAAGCGATAAAGCTAGAAGTATTGATTCCTAAAGTTAAAGATTACTTGGATAAAAATTTTCAAGACTTTGAGTTGATCCATGAATACGAGATTAACACTGAAAACTATAAGGGATTCGTGGATTTAATCTTAAAGGCACCAGATGGAACTTGTATGGTGATGGACTTTAAGTATTCCAATCATATTAAAAATTACATGGATTCTGGACAGTTGCATATTTATAAGCACTACTTAGAAGATGATGAATTTGATGTACAACGATTAGCCTATTTGTTTGTTCCAAAAACATCATTAAAGCAAAAAGACAACGAGGATTTGTTTCACTATCGCAAACGAATTGTCCAAGCTGTTGAAGAATCACAACTAACATTGGTGCCTATTGAATATGACAACATGAACGTGATTTATTTTCAAAACAGCATTAGTAATATTGAATCGGCAACGGAATGGCCAAAAAACACAAGTGGAAATTGCTTCAGCTGCAATCCAAAATTTGCACCAAATTATTTAGAACTAATTACAAATGAAAAAGGAGAGGTTTTAATGGCATTACCTAAAAATGAACGTCGCGAAAGAAAGATTGATACTAAGCCGGACTTTTGGATTTATGCAGACAGCTATGTTGGAAAAAGTACTTTTGTGGATAATGTGGATAACGTGTTATTCCTTAACACTGATGGAAATACGGACAATACTACAGCACCAGTAATTGCGATTAAGGATGAGGTAACTAAAACAGGTCGTGTTACAAATCGCAAATTAGCATGGGATGTTTTCTTGGAAACTATTAGTGACTTGGAAACAGAAGAAAACGATTTTGAAGCTGTGGCACTAGACTTGGTTGAGGATCTGTATGAACATTGCCGGATTTATGTGTTTGATAAAAACGGATGGGAACATGAATCTGATGGATCATATGGTAAGGGATGGTCAAAGGTAACAACGGAATTTAACAATGCTATGAAGCGATTAAAAGCATTAGGATACCAAATCATCTATATCAGTAAGGAAAAAGTTGAGGAAATCACTCTTAAAGGTGGGGCAAAACGGACCACATTTAAGCCTAACATCAATGATAAAGTCGCTAATTTCTTAACTGGTACCGTGGACCTTACATTAAGAGCATTCGTTAATTCAGATGATGAACGATTCCTGCAGCTGGCAAAAAAGCAAAATGTATTTGGTGGCGGCCGCTTTGATTTCCAAGTGGATGTCATTCCACTAGAAATGGATGCCTTTATTGAAGAATTAACTGCAGCACAGGAAGGTAAAGCGACTAAGAAGAAAGCGGCACCTGCGAAAGAAAAGCAATCAGATGACAAGCCTAAGCGTGAAAGAAAGAGAAAAGATTCAGAGCAAGAATCTACAGAAGTTTTCGAGGAAGATTCGTATTTTTACCATCCAGAAAGTGACTCTTACGTGATGTACAAAAAAGGTGATGAAACTCCAACTGGAATCGATTTTGCACATTGTGAACCAGTAACAAAAGAGGAATATGACGAAGGGATTTTTGAACAAGAAGCAAATGCCACTGACGAGCCACCAAAACGTGAAAGACGTTCTCGTAAATCTGACAATGAGGACGAAAAAGAGGATGAAAGCGAAGTACCTAAGAGAGAGCGCAAACGTAGACAACGTGAAGCGGTTGACGATACGCCACCTGGTGAAGAATCATCCGCAAAAGAACAAACTGAAGAGGAACCACCGGCAAAACGTACACGCCGCCGCCGTTCTTAA
- a CDS encoding VRR-NUC domain-containing protein: MRESAFQKKVIQFLKDNGAYYIKYWAGSQYTKEGVPDILACIDGTFHGIELKTDVGQPSKLQLYNIRKIKDSGGEAYILRPKDFESWKERWF; encoded by the coding sequence ATGCGTGAGTCAGCATTTCAAAAGAAAGTAATTCAGTTTTTAAAAGATAACGGTGCCTATTATATAAAGTATTGGGCGGGGTCTCAATACACCAAGGAAGGTGTTCCAGACATCTTGGCTTGTATAGATGGTACGTTCCACGGGATTGAATTAAAAACAGATGTTGGACAACCTAGTAAGCTGCAACTTTATAACATTCGTAAAATAAAAGATTCAGGCGGTGAAGCTTATATTTTAAGACCAAAAGATTTTGAATCTTGGAAAGAGAGGTGGTTTTAG
- a CDS encoding HNH endonuclease, whose protein sequence is MAHKYTEEQAEFIRKNVKGITSNELTKKFNEHFGLNIEVRKIRDFMKNHGLTNGVNSQFKPGQTPANKGTKGLYNVGGNSTSFKKGQRPKNYKPVGTERVDRDGYVLIKVSDEGAWHERWRLKQVVVWEEANGPIPKGHCLLFLDGNKQNVSLDNLQLITRGQLARLNQNKLITDNAELTKTGIIIADIYGKIGQRKKKKV, encoded by the coding sequence GTGGCCCATAAATATACAGAAGAACAAGCTGAATTTATTCGTAAAAATGTTAAAGGTATAACCAGTAATGAGTTAACCAAGAAATTTAATGAGCATTTTGGATTGAATATAGAAGTCCGAAAAATACGAGATTTCATGAAAAATCACGGATTGACTAATGGGGTAAATAGTCAATTTAAACCAGGTCAAACTCCTGCCAATAAAGGAACAAAAGGTTTATACAATGTCGGAGGTAATAGTACTTCATTTAAAAAAGGTCAAAGGCCAAAAAATTATAAGCCAGTAGGTACTGAACGTGTAGATCGAGACGGCTATGTCCTAATAAAAGTATCTGACGAAGGGGCATGGCATGAACGATGGAGACTAAAGCAAGTTGTTGTTTGGGAAGAAGCAAACGGACCAATACCAAAAGGTCACTGTTTGTTGTTCCTAGATGGAAATAAACAAAACGTGTCATTAGATAATTTGCAATTAATTACTCGTGGACAACTTGCACGATTAAATCAAAATAAATTAATTACAGATAATGCCGAACTAACAAAAACGGGCATTATCATCGCAGACATATATGGAAAAATTGGTCAACGTAAGAAAAAGAAGGTGTGA
- a CDS encoding IDEAL domain-containing protein, which produces MKNESGDKLMIPEHRNDLLASLVHAYMASKIREAIKQEVEERLGDETNQVMKEIEHFNLMNAIDRALDNRDKEAFMQLTGELHA; this is translated from the coding sequence TTGAAGAATGAAAGTGGTGATAAATTGATGATTCCAGAACACCGTAATGACCTTCTTGCGAGTTTAGTGCATGCCTATATGGCAAGTAAAATTCGTGAGGCTATTAAACAAGAAGTTGAAGAGCGATTAGGGGACGAAACAAATCAAGTAATGAAAGAAATCGAGCATTTTAATTTAATGAATGCAATTGATCGAGCACTTGATAACCGAGATAAGGAAGCATTCATGCAGCTAACGGGTGAATTACATGCGTGA
- a CDS encoding DUF669 domain-containing protein, which translates to MTTFDWSKFDKQVDVEALAADVKEVEENGGLGDLEPVPDGEYEVEVEKMELTQSKKGDPMLSIWFKILEGDFGGQRIFYNKVMQPQNDRAFGLQVHQNNEMLRGIWDCEKDDVEFKGFSDYAELVMDIHEDIDGKFEYLLEKGTNKDGYDTFEILEVFEV; encoded by the coding sequence ATGACAACATTCGATTGGAGCAAATTTGATAAACAAGTAGATGTTGAGGCATTAGCAGCTGATGTAAAGGAAGTAGAGGAAAACGGTGGACTTGGTGATCTTGAGCCTGTTCCTGATGGGGAGTATGAGGTTGAAGTTGAAAAGATGGAATTAACCCAATCAAAAAAAGGCGACCCAATGTTATCAATTTGGTTTAAGATTTTAGAAGGAGATTTTGGGGGACAACGCATTTTCTACAATAAGGTGATGCAGCCGCAAAATGATCGTGCATTTGGATTACAAGTTCATCAAAATAATGAAATGTTGCGTGGCATTTGGGATTGTGAAAAAGATGATGTTGAATTTAAAGGATTTTCAGATTATGCGGAATTAGTGATGGACATCCATGAAGATATTGATGGTAAGTTTGAGTATTTGCTTGAAAAAGGCACAAATAAAGACGGCTACGATACATTCGAGATTTTAGAAGTATTTGAAGTTTAA